One region of Bubalus bubalis isolate 160015118507 breed Murrah chromosome 15, NDDB_SH_1, whole genome shotgun sequence genomic DNA includes:
- the ZNF696 gene encoding zinc finger protein 696 isoform X6, with product MKMGSLPLAPPGKPKDCLKAGVPLWAFLQEAANRARPGSPDHHGEGCPDGHMHRQHLGPPVRQMASSPPWWLSTVALSVCATPVICRWTSFQASFCAASAAEHRAQSAELMPRQAALKEGGCEEATPGLLQGPSQTLGLPDPCGNEEAAEKPRGCPRRHEVHEDRVSGSEVTLNTASAVDGRGPWKGRPYRCSTCDRSFKCYSDVVKHQSIHSGEKPYECSDCGKAFIHSSHVVRHQRIHNGEKPYICKECGKAFSQSFNLIRHQRIHTGEKPYECAECGKSFSQRSDAMKHQRIHTGERLYECSECRKTFIHSSNVVRHQRIHHRENPYECKECGKAFSQSSNLIQHQRVHTGEKPYACQECGRAFSRSSFLSEHRRIHTGEKPYECGECGRSFRALSGFFRHQRIHTGEKPFRCAQCGRAFRLSFHLIQHQRVHGTE from the exons ATGAAG atgggttctttaccattagcaccacctgggaagcccaaggactgCTTAAAG GCAGGGGTCCCACTGTGGGCATTTCTGCAGGAAGCAGCAAACAGAGCCCGGCCTGGATCTCCAGACCACCACGGAGAGGGCTGCCCTGATGGACACATGCACag ACAGCATCTAGGTCCGCCCGTGCGGCAGATGGCGTCATCTCCTCCTTGGTGGCTGAGCACTGTTGCATTGTCTGTGTGCGCCACACCtgtcatctgtcgatggacat CTTTCCAGGCTTCCTTCTGTGCAGCTTCAGCAGCTGAGCACAGGGCTCAGAGTGCAGAGCTGATGCCTCGGCAGGCGGCCCTGAAAGAAGGGGGCTGTGAAGAGGCCACGCCAGGACTGTTACAGGGTCCTTCCCAGACACTGGGGCTTCCGGACCCTTGTGGGAATGAGGAAGCTGCAGAGAAACCCAGAGGTTGCCCTCGGAGACATGAGGTTCATGAGGACAGAGTGTCCGGGTCAGAGGTCACCCTGAACACAGCGTCTGCAGTTGATGGGAGAGGCCCCTGGAAAGGACGGCCTTACCGATGCAGCACCTGTGACAGGAGCTTCAAATGCTATTCAGACGTGGTGAAGCACCAGAGCATTCACTCTGGGGAGAAGCCCTACGAGTGCAGTGACTGCGGGAAAGCCTTCATCCACAGCTCCCATGTCGTCAGGCACCAGCGCATTCACAACGGGGAGAAGCCTTACATCTGTAAGgagtgtgggaaagccttcagccAGAGCTTCAACCTCATCAGACACCAGAGGATCCACACAGGAGAGAAGCCGTATGAATGTGCTGAGTGCGGCAAGTCCTTCAGTCAGAGGTCAGACGCTATGAAGCACCAGAGGATTCACACAGGGGAGCGGCTCTACGAGTGCAGCGAGTGCAGGAAAACCTTCATCCACAGCTCAAACGTCGTCCGGCACCAAAGGATTCACCACAGAGAGAACCCCTACGAATGCAAAgagtgtgggaaagccttcagccAGAGCTCCAACCTCATTCAGCACCAGCGAGTccacacaggggagaagccctatgCCTGCCAGGAGTGCGGGCGCGCCTTCAGCCGCAGCTCCTTCCTCAGTGAGCACCGGCGCATCCACACCGGGGAGAAGCCCTATGAGTGCGGTGAGTGCGGCCGCTCCTTCAGGGCCCTGTCAGGCTTCTTCCGGCACCAGAGGatccacactggggagaagccCTTCCGCTGTGCGCAGTGTGGCAGGGCCTTCCGCCTGAGCTTTCACCTTATCCAGCACCAACGAGTTCATGGCACAGAGTGA
- the ZNF696 gene encoding zinc finger protein 696 isoform X9 — translation MKAGVPLWAFLQEAANRARPGSPDHHGEGCPDGHMHRQHLGPPVRQMASSPPWWLSTVALSVCATPVICRWTSFQASFCAASAAEHRAQSAELMPRQAALKEGGCEEATPGLLQGPSQTLGLPDPCGNEEAAEKPRGCPRRHEVHEDRVSGSEVTLNTASAVDGRGPWKGRPYRCSTCDRSFKCYSDVVKHQSIHSGEKPYECSDCGKAFIHSSHVVRHQRIHNGEKPYICKECGKAFSQSFNLIRHQRIHTGEKPYECAECGKSFSQRSDAMKHQRIHTGERLYECSECRKTFIHSSNVVRHQRIHHRENPYECKECGKAFSQSSNLIQHQRVHTGEKPYACQECGRAFSRSSFLSEHRRIHTGEKPYECGECGRSFRALSGFFRHQRIHTGEKPFRCAQCGRAFRLSFHLIQHQRVHGTE, via the exons ATGAAG GCAGGGGTCCCACTGTGGGCATTTCTGCAGGAAGCAGCAAACAGAGCCCGGCCTGGATCTCCAGACCACCACGGAGAGGGCTGCCCTGATGGACACATGCACag ACAGCATCTAGGTCCGCCCGTGCGGCAGATGGCGTCATCTCCTCCTTGGTGGCTGAGCACTGTTGCATTGTCTGTGTGCGCCACACCtgtcatctgtcgatggacat CTTTCCAGGCTTCCTTCTGTGCAGCTTCAGCAGCTGAGCACAGGGCTCAGAGTGCAGAGCTGATGCCTCGGCAGGCGGCCCTGAAAGAAGGGGGCTGTGAAGAGGCCACGCCAGGACTGTTACAGGGTCCTTCCCAGACACTGGGGCTTCCGGACCCTTGTGGGAATGAGGAAGCTGCAGAGAAACCCAGAGGTTGCCCTCGGAGACATGAGGTTCATGAGGACAGAGTGTCCGGGTCAGAGGTCACCCTGAACACAGCGTCTGCAGTTGATGGGAGAGGCCCCTGGAAAGGACGGCCTTACCGATGCAGCACCTGTGACAGGAGCTTCAAATGCTATTCAGACGTGGTGAAGCACCAGAGCATTCACTCTGGGGAGAAGCCCTACGAGTGCAGTGACTGCGGGAAAGCCTTCATCCACAGCTCCCATGTCGTCAGGCACCAGCGCATTCACAACGGGGAGAAGCCTTACATCTGTAAGgagtgtgggaaagccttcagccAGAGCTTCAACCTCATCAGACACCAGAGGATCCACACAGGAGAGAAGCCGTATGAATGTGCTGAGTGCGGCAAGTCCTTCAGTCAGAGGTCAGACGCTATGAAGCACCAGAGGATTCACACAGGGGAGCGGCTCTACGAGTGCAGCGAGTGCAGGAAAACCTTCATCCACAGCTCAAACGTCGTCCGGCACCAAAGGATTCACCACAGAGAGAACCCCTACGAATGCAAAgagtgtgggaaagccttcagccAGAGCTCCAACCTCATTCAGCACCAGCGAGTccacacaggggagaagccctatgCCTGCCAGGAGTGCGGGCGCGCCTTCAGCCGCAGCTCCTTCCTCAGTGAGCACCGGCGCATCCACACCGGGGAGAAGCCCTATGAGTGCGGTGAGTGCGGCCGCTCCTTCAGGGCCCTGTCAGGCTTCTTCCGGCACCAGAGGatccacactggggagaagccCTTCCGCTGTGCGCAGTGTGGCAGGGCCTTCCGCCTGAGCTTTCACCTTATCCAGCACCAACGAGTTCATGGCACAGAGTGA
- the ZNF696 gene encoding zinc finger protein 696 isoform X5, which translates to MPSSRGTSPRIEHASLMSPTLADGFFTISTTWEAQGLLKGAGSSLVDLRPQQAADRQGSHCGHFCRKQQTEPGLDLQTTTERAALMDTCTAFQASFCAASAAEHRAQSAELMPRQAALKEGGCEEATPGLLQGPSQTLGLPDPCGNEEAAEKPRGCPRRHEVHEDRVSGSEVTLNTASAVDGRGPWKGRPYRCSTCDRSFKCYSDVVKHQSIHSGEKPYECSDCGKAFIHSSHVVRHQRIHNGEKPYICKECGKAFSQSFNLIRHQRIHTGEKPYECAECGKSFSQRSDAMKHQRIHTGERLYECSECRKTFIHSSNVVRHQRIHHRENPYECKECGKAFSQSSNLIQHQRVHTGEKPYACQECGRAFSRSSFLSEHRRIHTGEKPYECGECGRSFRALSGFFRHQRIHTGEKPFRCAQCGRAFRLSFHLIQHQRVHGTE; encoded by the exons atgccctcctccaggggaacttctccaAGGATCGAAcatgcgtctcttatgtctcctaccctggcagatgggttctttaccattagcaccacctgggaagcccaaggactgCTTAAAGGTGCTGGTTCGTCCCTTGTGGATCTGAGACCACAGCAGGCAGCTGACAG GCAGGGGTCCCACTGTGGGCATTTCTGCAGGAAGCAGCAAACAGAGCCCGGCCTGGATCTCCAGACCACCACGGAGAGGGCTGCCCTGATGGACACATGCACag CTTTCCAGGCTTCCTTCTGTGCAGCTTCAGCAGCTGAGCACAGGGCTCAGAGTGCAGAGCTGATGCCTCGGCAGGCGGCCCTGAAAGAAGGGGGCTGTGAAGAGGCCACGCCAGGACTGTTACAGGGTCCTTCCCAGACACTGGGGCTTCCGGACCCTTGTGGGAATGAGGAAGCTGCAGAGAAACCCAGAGGTTGCCCTCGGAGACATGAGGTTCATGAGGACAGAGTGTCCGGGTCAGAGGTCACCCTGAACACAGCGTCTGCAGTTGATGGGAGAGGCCCCTGGAAAGGACGGCCTTACCGATGCAGCACCTGTGACAGGAGCTTCAAATGCTATTCAGACGTGGTGAAGCACCAGAGCATTCACTCTGGGGAGAAGCCCTACGAGTGCAGTGACTGCGGGAAAGCCTTCATCCACAGCTCCCATGTCGTCAGGCACCAGCGCATTCACAACGGGGAGAAGCCTTACATCTGTAAGgagtgtgggaaagccttcagccAGAGCTTCAACCTCATCAGACACCAGAGGATCCACACAGGAGAGAAGCCGTATGAATGTGCTGAGTGCGGCAAGTCCTTCAGTCAGAGGTCAGACGCTATGAAGCACCAGAGGATTCACACAGGGGAGCGGCTCTACGAGTGCAGCGAGTGCAGGAAAACCTTCATCCACAGCTCAAACGTCGTCCGGCACCAAAGGATTCACCACAGAGAGAACCCCTACGAATGCAAAgagtgtgggaaagccttcagccAGAGCTCCAACCTCATTCAGCACCAGCGAGTccacacaggggagaagccctatgCCTGCCAGGAGTGCGGGCGCGCCTTCAGCCGCAGCTCCTTCCTCAGTGAGCACCGGCGCATCCACACCGGGGAGAAGCCCTATGAGTGCGGTGAGTGCGGCCGCTCCTTCAGGGCCCTGTCAGGCTTCTTCCGGCACCAGAGGatccacactggggagaagccCTTCCGCTGTGCGCAGTGTGGCAGGGCCTTCCGCCTGAGCTTTCACCTTATCCAGCACCAACGAGTTCATGGCACAGAGTGA
- the ZNF696 gene encoding zinc finger protein 696 isoform X7 translates to MGSLPLAPPGKPKDCLKAGVPLWAFLQEAANRARPGSPDHHGEGCPDGHMHRQHLGPPVRQMASSPPWWLSTVALSVCATPVICRWTSFQASFCAASAAEHRAQSAELMPRQAALKEGGCEEATPGLLQGPSQTLGLPDPCGNEEAAEKPRGCPRRHEVHEDRVSGSEVTLNTASAVDGRGPWKGRPYRCSTCDRSFKCYSDVVKHQSIHSGEKPYECSDCGKAFIHSSHVVRHQRIHNGEKPYICKECGKAFSQSFNLIRHQRIHTGEKPYECAECGKSFSQRSDAMKHQRIHTGERLYECSECRKTFIHSSNVVRHQRIHHRENPYECKECGKAFSQSSNLIQHQRVHTGEKPYACQECGRAFSRSSFLSEHRRIHTGEKPYECGECGRSFRALSGFFRHQRIHTGEKPFRCAQCGRAFRLSFHLIQHQRVHGTE, encoded by the exons atgggttctttaccattagcaccacctgggaagcccaaggactgCTTAAAG GCAGGGGTCCCACTGTGGGCATTTCTGCAGGAAGCAGCAAACAGAGCCCGGCCTGGATCTCCAGACCACCACGGAGAGGGCTGCCCTGATGGACACATGCACag ACAGCATCTAGGTCCGCCCGTGCGGCAGATGGCGTCATCTCCTCCTTGGTGGCTGAGCACTGTTGCATTGTCTGTGTGCGCCACACCtgtcatctgtcgatggacat CTTTCCAGGCTTCCTTCTGTGCAGCTTCAGCAGCTGAGCACAGGGCTCAGAGTGCAGAGCTGATGCCTCGGCAGGCGGCCCTGAAAGAAGGGGGCTGTGAAGAGGCCACGCCAGGACTGTTACAGGGTCCTTCCCAGACACTGGGGCTTCCGGACCCTTGTGGGAATGAGGAAGCTGCAGAGAAACCCAGAGGTTGCCCTCGGAGACATGAGGTTCATGAGGACAGAGTGTCCGGGTCAGAGGTCACCCTGAACACAGCGTCTGCAGTTGATGGGAGAGGCCCCTGGAAAGGACGGCCTTACCGATGCAGCACCTGTGACAGGAGCTTCAAATGCTATTCAGACGTGGTGAAGCACCAGAGCATTCACTCTGGGGAGAAGCCCTACGAGTGCAGTGACTGCGGGAAAGCCTTCATCCACAGCTCCCATGTCGTCAGGCACCAGCGCATTCACAACGGGGAGAAGCCTTACATCTGTAAGgagtgtgggaaagccttcagccAGAGCTTCAACCTCATCAGACACCAGAGGATCCACACAGGAGAGAAGCCGTATGAATGTGCTGAGTGCGGCAAGTCCTTCAGTCAGAGGTCAGACGCTATGAAGCACCAGAGGATTCACACAGGGGAGCGGCTCTACGAGTGCAGCGAGTGCAGGAAAACCTTCATCCACAGCTCAAACGTCGTCCGGCACCAAAGGATTCACCACAGAGAGAACCCCTACGAATGCAAAgagtgtgggaaagccttcagccAGAGCTCCAACCTCATTCAGCACCAGCGAGTccacacaggggagaagccctatgCCTGCCAGGAGTGCGGGCGCGCCTTCAGCCGCAGCTCCTTCCTCAGTGAGCACCGGCGCATCCACACCGGGGAGAAGCCCTATGAGTGCGGTGAGTGCGGCCGCTCCTTCAGGGCCCTGTCAGGCTTCTTCCGGCACCAGAGGatccacactggggagaagccCTTCCGCTGTGCGCAGTGTGGCAGGGCCTTCCGCCTGAGCTTTCACCTTATCCAGCACCAACGAGTTCATGGCACAGAGTGA